Proteins encoded in a region of the Panthera tigris isolate Pti1 chromosome B2, P.tigris_Pti1_mat1.1, whole genome shotgun sequence genome:
- the FRMD1 gene encoding FERM domain-containing protein 1 isoform X2 produces MFMDLEKISKYFPKDWKRQVHKGGRPRAPFVSFLRVQYYVEDGRVIRDKTARHLYYCHLKERVLRSECTHREEAYFLLAAYGLQADLGNHREPVHVGRYFEPEAYFPQWIIAKRGSAYILRHAPAVHREQRGLDPKEAVLRFIREACRLEDVPVHFFRLYKDKKEDRPTIVLGLTLKGMQVYQEADHAPKLLYDFPWSHIGKLVFLGKRLEIQPDGPPSARKLVYYTGCASRSGHLLRLFSATHLLRLTLRPTLRRLQQLEEAEEKQHYRESYVSDTLDLDRDPGDKGSPGSPRSGGGGRQLPEHPSLGSADSGSSPRLRGIEADAGPAEPWGVSVDEPWGTEAVRGEAPPCSPSTSQRSHGTDGGRGGGREGEAQDRGDASCKEPLTAAQVGPIRTWGRSSEALHQIPEADPHCHGLDHAPLGPCGVRSSKCLSLVLCREDQLPEEFVV; encoded by the exons atgttcatggatttggAGAAGATCAGCAAGTACTTCCCCAAGGACTGGAAGCGGCAAGTGCACAAA GGTGGGAGGCCCCGCGCGCCCTTCGTGAGCTTCCTCAGGGTGCAGTACTACGTGGAGGACGGCAGGGTCATAAG GGACAAGACGGCCAGGCACCTGTACTACTGCCACCTGAAGGAGCGTGTGCTGAGGTCCGAGTGCACCCACCGCGAGGAGGCCTACTTCCTGCTGGCCGCCTACGGGCTGCAGGCCGACCTGGGCAACCACCGGGAGCCGGTCCACGTGGGGAGGTACTTCGAGCCGGAAGCCTACTTTCCGCAGTGG ATCATTGCCAAGAGGGGCAGCGCCTACATCCTCAGGCACGCGCCCGCCGTGCACCGTGAGCAGCGGGGCCTCGACCCCAAGGAGGCGGTGCTGCGCTTCATCAGGGAGGCCTGCCGGCTCGAGGACGTGCCCGTCCACTTCTTCAGGCTGTACAAG GATAAGAAGGAGGACAGGCCTACCATCGTCCTGGGACTGACCCTCAAGGGAATGCAAGTCTATCAG GAGGCGGACCACGCTCCCAAGCTGCTCTATGACTTCCCCTGGTCCCACATCGGGAAGCTGGTGTTTCTG GGGAAAAGGCTGGAGATCCAGCCGGACGGGCCGCCGTCGGCGCGGAAGCTGGTGTATTACACGGGCTGCGCCTCGCGCTCCGGCCACCTGCTGCGGCTGTTCAGCGCCACCCACCTGCTGCGGCTCACGCTGCGACCCACCCTGCGGAGGCTGCAGCAGCTGGAGGAGGCGGAAG AGAAGCAGCACTACCGGGAGTCCTACGTCAGCGACACGCTGGACCTGGACCGAGACCCGGGTGACAAGGGCTCCCCGGGCTCCCCCCGCAGCGGGGGTGGTGGCCGGCAGCTCCCGGAGCACCCGTCCCTTGGCTCGGCTGACAGCGGCAGTAGCCCCCGCTTGCGAGGCATCGAGGCAGACGCTGGGCCCGCAGAGCCCTGGGGGGTGTCGGTGGACGAGCCCTGGGGCACCGAGGCCGTGCGTGGGGAGGCGCCACCCTGCAGCCCCAGCACCAGCCAGAGGAGCCATGGCACAGACGGTGGCCGCGGAGGCGGGCGCGAGGGGGAGGCCCAGGACCGGGGAGACG CCTCTTGCAAGGAGCCCTTGACGGCCGCGCAGGTCGGGCCGATCAGGACGTGGGGCCGCAGCTCGGAGGCCCTGCACCAG
- the FRMD1 gene encoding FERM domain-containing protein 1 isoform X1 — translation MTTEPRDVLVLLPTGEQLRLVVGVRATCRELFQRVCDVTSIKEAHFFGLSVVRDNEFMFMDLEKISKYFPKDWKRQVHKGGRPRAPFVSFLRVQYYVEDGRVIRDKTARHLYYCHLKERVLRSECTHREEAYFLLAAYGLQADLGNHREPVHVGRYFEPEAYFPQWIIAKRGSAYILRHAPAVHREQRGLDPKEAVLRFIREACRLEDVPVHFFRLYKDKKEDRPTIVLGLTLKGMQVYQEADHAPKLLYDFPWSHIGKLVFLGKRLEIQPDGPPSARKLVYYTGCASRSGHLLRLFSATHLLRLTLRPTLRRLQQLEEAEEKQHYRESYVSDTLDLDRDPGDKGSPGSPRSGGGGRQLPEHPSLGSADSGSSPRLRGIEADAGPAEPWGVSVDEPWGTEAVRGEAPPCSPSTSQRSHGTDGGRGGGREGEAQDRGDASCKEPLTAAQVGPIRTWGRSSEALHQIPEADPHCHGLDHAPLGPCGVRSSKCLSLVLCREDQLPEEFVV, via the exons ATGACCACGGAACCCAGGGACGTCCTGGTGCTGCTGCCCACGGGGGAGCAGCTGCGGCTGGTTGTGGGG GTGCGGGCCACCTGTCGTGAGCTCTTCCAGCGGGTGTGCGATGTGACCAGCATCAAAGAAGCCCACTTCTTTGGCCTCAGCGTGGTCAGAG ACAACGagttcatgttcatggatttggAGAAGATCAGCAAGTACTTCCCCAAGGACTGGAAGCGGCAAGTGCACAAA GGTGGGAGGCCCCGCGCGCCCTTCGTGAGCTTCCTCAGGGTGCAGTACTACGTGGAGGACGGCAGGGTCATAAG GGACAAGACGGCCAGGCACCTGTACTACTGCCACCTGAAGGAGCGTGTGCTGAGGTCCGAGTGCACCCACCGCGAGGAGGCCTACTTCCTGCTGGCCGCCTACGGGCTGCAGGCCGACCTGGGCAACCACCGGGAGCCGGTCCACGTGGGGAGGTACTTCGAGCCGGAAGCCTACTTTCCGCAGTGG ATCATTGCCAAGAGGGGCAGCGCCTACATCCTCAGGCACGCGCCCGCCGTGCACCGTGAGCAGCGGGGCCTCGACCCCAAGGAGGCGGTGCTGCGCTTCATCAGGGAGGCCTGCCGGCTCGAGGACGTGCCCGTCCACTTCTTCAGGCTGTACAAG GATAAGAAGGAGGACAGGCCTACCATCGTCCTGGGACTGACCCTCAAGGGAATGCAAGTCTATCAG GAGGCGGACCACGCTCCCAAGCTGCTCTATGACTTCCCCTGGTCCCACATCGGGAAGCTGGTGTTTCTG GGGAAAAGGCTGGAGATCCAGCCGGACGGGCCGCCGTCGGCGCGGAAGCTGGTGTATTACACGGGCTGCGCCTCGCGCTCCGGCCACCTGCTGCGGCTGTTCAGCGCCACCCACCTGCTGCGGCTCACGCTGCGACCCACCCTGCGGAGGCTGCAGCAGCTGGAGGAGGCGGAAG AGAAGCAGCACTACCGGGAGTCCTACGTCAGCGACACGCTGGACCTGGACCGAGACCCGGGTGACAAGGGCTCCCCGGGCTCCCCCCGCAGCGGGGGTGGTGGCCGGCAGCTCCCGGAGCACCCGTCCCTTGGCTCGGCTGACAGCGGCAGTAGCCCCCGCTTGCGAGGCATCGAGGCAGACGCTGGGCCCGCAGAGCCCTGGGGGGTGTCGGTGGACGAGCCCTGGGGCACCGAGGCCGTGCGTGGGGAGGCGCCACCCTGCAGCCCCAGCACCAGCCAGAGGAGCCATGGCACAGACGGTGGCCGCGGAGGCGGGCGCGAGGGGGAGGCCCAGGACCGGGGAGACG CCTCTTGCAAGGAGCCCTTGACGGCCGCGCAGGTCGGGCCGATCAGGACGTGGGGCCGCAGCTCGGAGGCCCTGCACCAG